A stretch of the Notolabrus celidotus isolate fNotCel1 chromosome 3, fNotCel1.pri, whole genome shotgun sequence genome encodes the following:
- the ap1s2 gene encoding AP-1 complex subunit sigma-2, whose amino-acid sequence MQFMLLFSRQGKLRLQKWYVPLSDKERKKISRDLVQTILARKPKMCSFLEWRDLKIVYKRYASLYFCCAVEDQDNELITLEIIHRYVELLDKYFGSVCELDIIFNFEKAYFILDEFLLGGEAQETSKKNVLKAIEQADLLQEEAEAPRSVLEEIGLT is encoded by the exons atgcAGTTCATGCTGCTGTTCAGCAGGCAGGGGAAGCTGCGTTTACAGAAATGGTACGTTCCCCTGTCTgacaaggagaggaagaagatctCCAGAGACCTGGTCCAGACCATCCTGGCCCGGAAGCCGAAGATGTGCAGCTTCTTGGAGTGGAGGGATCTTAAGATTGTGTACAAGAG ATATGCGAGTTTGTATTTCTGCTGTGCCGTGGAGGACCAGGACAATGAGTTGATCACACTGGAGATCATCCACCGATACGTGGAGCTGCTGGACAAATACTTTGGCAGC GTGTGCGAGCTGGATATAATCTTCAACTTTGAGAAGGCGTACTTCATCCTGGACGAGTTCCTGCTGGGCGGAGAAGCTCAGGAGACGTCCAAGAAGAACGTGCTGAAGGCCATCGAGCAGGcggacctgctgcaggag
- the phka2 gene encoding phosphorylase b kinase regulatory subunit alpha, liver isoform, translating to MRSRSNSGVRLDGYARLVQETILRHQNPVTGLLPASTQKKDAWVRDNVYSVLAVWGLGMAYRKNADRDEDKAKAYELEQSVVKLMKGLLQCMMRQVAKVEKFKHTQSTKDCLHAKYDTATCATVVGDDQWGHLQVDATSIYLLMLAQMTASGLRIVSNLDEVAFIQNMVFYIEAAYKVADYGMWERGDKTNQGIPELNGSSVGIAKAALEAIDELDLFGAHGGPKSVIHVLPDEVEHCQSILCSMLPRASTSKEIDAGLLSVISFPAFAVEDADLVAITKSEIINKLQGRYGCCRFIRDGYRCPKEDPSRLHYDPAELKLFENIECEWPVFWTYLILDGIFAEDQVQVQEYREALEGVLIRGKNGIKLLPELYAVPHAKMEEEYSSPHSVDRVAMGQLPHMWGQSLYILGSLLAEGFLAPGEIDPLNRRFSTNFKPDVVVQVCLLAESEQIQELLSDHGITVQTVSKVLPIRVMPARILSHVYVRLGNCKKLGLSGRPYRHIGVLGTSKFYEIRNRSYIFVPQFLDQHHFYLALDNQMIVEMLRTELAYLSSCWRMTGRPTLCFPITHSMLNEDGDAVDSCILSTLRKLQDGYFAGARVQMSDLSSFQPTSFHTRLSFLDEENEDSLLEDEDDEEEYGDDYSQFGPSEGSKDMFDRYITQLLHSTTIKCHLPPIQRGQHHVFSAEHTTRDILSFMAQVQGLNIPKSAMYLPVTPIKSKHRRSLNLLNASQYQQSSNVKQSKPHMAADLHLPRDSQGNTDFAALVRQLKECPTLQDQADILYILYIMKGADWLVELSGPGQGGVSVRCLLEELYVQAGASKEWGLIRYISGILRKRVEVLSEACTDLISHHKQLTVGLPPEPRERVISVPLPPEQLNTLIYEASGQDISVAVLTQEIMVYLAMYVRSQPALFGDMLRLRIGLIMQVMATELARSLHCSGEEASESLMSLSPFGMKNLLHHILSGKEFGVERSVRPLQSTTNSPAISIHELGHTGATKTERSGIHKLKREIKQIISGGLSLNSTVTSPRSTRCSSPSTPSGILSPVSTGPSDGQLHWEERQGQWLRRRRLDGAINRVPVGFYQKVWKILQKCHGLSIDGYVLPSSTTREMTEGEIKFAVQVESVLNHVPQPEYRQLLVETVMVLGLVADVDVDNIGGIIHVDRILHLANDLFLNDQKSHSASDYFLEKDPATGICNFFFDSAPSGSYGTMTYLSKAAITYVQDFLPSSSCLMQ from the exons ATGAGGAGCCGCAGTAACTCAGGAGTGAGGCTGGATGGGTATGCCAGGCTGGTCCAAGAGACGATCCTGAGACATCAG AACCCAGTGACCGGGCTTCTGCCTGCCAGTACCCAGAAGAAGGACGCCTGGGTGAGGGATAATGTGTACAGCGTCCTGGCGGTGTGGGGGCTGGGCATGGCCTACCGCAAGAATGCAGACCGCGATGAAGACAAGGCCAAGGCCTACGAGCTGGAGCAG AGCGTGGTGAAACTGATGAAGGGACTCCTGCAGTGCATGATGCGACAG GTTGCCAAGGTAGAGAAGTTCAAGCACACCCAGAGCACAAAGGATTGCTTACATGCCAAATATGACACTGCAACATGTGCCACTGTGGTGGGAGATGACCAGTGGGGCCACCTCCAGGTGGACGCCACGTCCATTTACCTGCTGATGTTGGCACAGATGACGGCCTCTG GTCTGCGTATTGTCTCCAACCTGGATGAGGTGGCGTTTATCCAGAACATGGTCTTCTACATAGAGGCTGCATACAAAGTTGCG GATTATGGGATGTGGGAGCGTGGTGACAAGACCAACCAGGGCATCCCTGAGCTCAACGGCAGCTCTGTTGGGATTGCTAAG GCAGCGCTGGAGGCTATAGATGAGCTGGATCTTTTTGGTGCCCACGGAGGTCCGAAGTCTGTCATCCATGTTCTACCTGATGAAGTGGAACACtgtcag TCCATCCTGTGCTCCATGCTGCCCAGAGCTTCAACTTCGAAGGAGATCGACGCCGGCCTTCTGTCTGTCATTTCCTTTCCTGCCTTCGCTGTGGAGGATGCCGACCTGGTGGCTATTACTAAGTCTGAAATCATAAACAAACTGCAG GGTCGCTATGGCTGCTGCCGCTTCATCAGGGACGGGTATCGCTGTCCTAAAGAG GACCCCTCTCGGCTGCACTACGATCCTGCAGAGCTCAAGCTGTTTGAGAACATCGAGTGTGAGTGGCCTGTGTTCTGGACTTATCTCATCCTGGACGGTATCTTTGCTGAAGATCAAGTGCAG GTGCAGGAGTACCGTGAGGCCCTGGAGGGCGTTTTGATCAGAGGGAAGAACGGCATCAAACTTCTGCCTGAACTTTACGCTGTGCCTCATGCCAAG ATGGAAGAAGAGTACAGCAGCCCTCACTCGGTGGACAGAGTGGCTATGGGACAGCTGCCACACATGTGGGGACAGTCGCTCTACATCCTGGGCTCTCTGCTGGCTGAG GGTTTCTTAGCACCAGGGGAGATCGATCCCCTCAACAGGAGATTCTCTACAAACTTCAAGCCAGACGTTGTGGTGCAAG TTTGTCTTTTGGCAGAGTCGGAGCAGATTCAGGAGCTGTTAAGTGATCACGGGATCACGGTCCAGACTGTGTCAAAGGTTCTACCGATCAGGGTCATGCCTGCCCGCATCCTGAGCCATGTCTATGTCAGACTGG GTAACTGTAAGAAGCTGGGTCTAAGCGGGAGGCCCTACAGACACATCGGAGTTCTGGGAACGTCCAAGTTCTACGAGATCAGAAACCGCTCTTATATATTCGTCCCGCAG TTTCTGGATCAGCATCATTTCTACCTGGCTCTGGATAACCAGATGATTGTTGAGATGTTACGGACGGAGCTGGCGtatctctcctcctgctggagGATGACGGGACGGCCTACACTCTGTTTCCCAATCACCCACAGCATGCTGA ATGAAGACGGGGATGCCGTTGACTCATGTATCCTTTCAACCCTCAGAAAACTACAGGATGGATATTTTGCAGGAGCGAG GGTGCAGATGTCAGACCTCTCCAGTTTCCAGCCCACCTCTTTCCACACTCGCCTCAGCTTCTTGGATGAAGAGAATGAAGACAGCCTcctggaggatgaggatgacgAAGAAGAGTATGGAGATGATTATAGCCAATTTGGGCCCTCAG AGGGCTCTAAAGACATGTTTGACCGGTACATCACCCAGCTTCTTCACAGCACCACCATCAAGTGCCATCTTCCTCCCATCCAGAGGGGGCAGCACCATGTCTTCAGTGCTGAACACACTACCAGAGACATCCTGTCTTTTATGGCCCAGGTCCAGGGCCTGAACATACCCA AGTCTGCCATGTACCTACCTGTCACTCCTATTAAGAGCAAACACCGCCGGTCTCTCAACCTACTCAATGCTTCTCAGTATCAGCAAAGCTCAAATGTAAAGCAGAGCAAG CCCCACATGGCTGCTGATCTGCACCTGCCTCGAGACTCTCAGGGCAATACGGACTTTGCAGCGTTGGTGAGGCAACTGAAGGAGTGTCCGACTCTGCAGGACCAGGCCGACATACTCTACATCCTTTACATAATGAA AGGAGCTGATTGGCTGGTGGAGTTATCTGGTCCTGGGCAAGGTGGGGTCAGTGTGCGCTGCCTACTGGAGGAACTATATGTTCAAGCTGGAGCCTCCAAAGAGTGGGGGCTCATCAGATATATCTCTGGAATCCTACGCAAGAGAGTGGAGGTCCTCTCTGAG GCCTGCACAGATCTGATCTCCCATCACAAGCAGCTGACTGTCGGTCTTCCTCCTGAGCCCAGAGAAAGAGTCATCTCAGT tcctcttcctcctgagcAGTTAAACACCCTGATCTATGAAGCCAGCGGTCAGGACATCAGTGTGGCTGTCCTCACTCAG gaaATCATGGTGTATTTAGCCATGTACGTGCGCTCCCAGCCGGCTCTGTTTGGGGACATGCTGCGCCTCAGGATTGGACTCATCATGCAGGTGATGGCCACGGAGCTGGCTCGCAGCCTGCACTGCTCAg GGGAGGAGGCCTCCGAGAGTCTGATGAGCCTGAGTCCTTTTGGCATGAAAAACTTGCTGCATCACATCCTCAGCGGGAAAGAGTTTGGGGTGGAGAGAAGCG TGCGCCCGCTCCAATCCACAACCAACAGTCCTGCTATCTCCATCCACGAACTGGGCCACACGGGAGCCACCAAGACTGAGCGCTCGGGGATCCACAAGCTGAAGAGGGAGATCAAACAG ATCATCAGCGGTGGCCTTTCCTTGAATAGCACCGTCACCTCTCCTCGCTCCACG AGATGCAGCAGCCCCTCCACTCCCAGTGGGATCCTGTCCCCAGTAAGCACTGGTCCAAGTGACGGACAGCTGCACTGGGAGGAGAGGCAGGGCCAGTGGCTGAGGAGACGCAGGCTGGACGGAGCCATCAACAGAGTACCGGTGGGCTTCTACCAGAAGGTGTGGAAGATCCTGCAGAAGTGCCACGGCCTGTCCATCGATGGATATGTGCTTCCCTCTTCCACCACGAGAGAG atgacagaaggagagatcaAGTTTGCGGTGCAGGTAGAGTCCGTTCTGAACCACGTCCCTCAACCAGAGTACCGGCAGCTGCTCGTGGAGACAGTGATGGTTCTCGGTCTTGTCGCTGACGTGGATGTGGACAACATCGGGGGGATTATCCACGTGGACCGCATCCTGCACTTGGCCAATGATCTGTTCCTCAATGACCAG AAGTCTCACAGTGCCAGTGATTATTTCCTGGAGAAGGACCCAGCGACAGGAATCTGCAACTTTTTCTTTGACAGCGCCCCGAGTGGCAGCTATGGCACCATGACGTACCTGTCCAAGGCAGCGATCACCTACGTCCAGGACTTTCTGCCAAGTTCCAGCTGTCTgatgcagtaa
- the LOC117810450 gene encoding uncharacterized protein LOC117810450 yields MGSLAALFTLLCVYAPVCGAEGCSGFRHLDNGQTFFRYGGLLVIFRCRPGYKLHGYKTNSCVSGHWSRDTPICAGSGCSHPGPIPHGTSSMNEDGSWAVFSCDRGFWLFGPSRLYCKGHNWNSTKPVCRESDMMSSLLGVHSQKPNIQQNLRAAVAPKTQQQTLDDTLADTPSREADLRLGLLPPPQTSKSQRDKVTNPKILLEPQSKLPNFKVKDGYQTRYHESQVQETNQVQVPERGVHVSEGEALEEGKLDTQMFASKSADSITVSSSVSGTQLSVSPSPSSSRVHTPTITAATSTVLSAPTSQHLPTGSAPPGPRSNMMLMFEDHGITTDDVTPPVGSSDSTDDVTPPVGSSDSTDDVTPPVESSDSTDDVTPPVGSSDSLHAADRDQQIKPGLQFLSQAGSTENKEPTETSSFTLFSSAALVTTSSSSSSSPSSSSVSPSPKLPSFSTQISSSPCSTQTTKKTHPPNSSTAAQQRSHWTEDHNVKPSLLNLIRRPVCPYPPVPVHGTFYFRNVKNPGPTEYRHYIQYACYPGYTLAHGDVYSCCQQGRWSGITPVCLELTPCSVNNGGCSQLCSHSQHYNQSFNQTQSRTECRCRPGFSLLDDGRTCRDVDECVEQQHQCQQRCVNTFGSFQCSCDDGYQQAPDQISCTDQDECADNQGLGPCMKRCHNTPGSYLCSCTHGQALAVNGHSCIPECPPGYRKQPTVTPENTTASDLREECVDINECQEEGRCGWQCVNLPGTYKCICPRGYTLQGDGPRCKDINECSRRNGGCSHVCVNQKGGYKCACPASHRLSPNSWKKCLPRTTASKSGP; encoded by the exons ATGGGGTCCCTGGCAGCACTGttcactctgctctgtgtttacgCTCCAG TGTGTGGAGCTGAGGGATGCAGCGGTTTCAGACACCTGGACAACGGGCAGACGTTTTTCCGTTACGGTGGACTGCTGGTGATCTTCCGCTGTCGTCCTGGATACAAGCTCCATGGATACAAAACCAACAGCTGTGTTTCTGGGCACTGGTCCCGGGACACCCCTATCTGTGCAG GGTCTGGCTGCTCTCACCCAGGACCGATCCCCCACGGGACGAGCAGCATGAATGAGGACGGCTCCTGGGCAGTGTTCAGCTGTGATAGGGGCTTTTGGCTCTTTGGACCTTCAAGGTTGTACTGCAAGGGTCACAACTGGAACAGCACAAAGCCTGTATGCAGAG AGTCTGACATGATGAGCTCATTGTTAGGTGTGCATTCACAAAAGCCTAACATCCAACAGAACCTCCGGGCTGCCGTAGCTCCGAAGACTCAGCAGCAAACCCTCGACGACACTTTAGCTGATACTCCATCCAGAGAAGCAGACCTCAGACTTGGCTTGTTGCCTCCTCCGCAAACGTCCAAGAGTCAGAGGGATAAGGTGACCAATCCAAAAATCCTCCTGGAGCCACAAAGCAAGTTACCAAACTTTAAAGTCAAAGATGGTTACCAAACAAGATATCATGAAAGTCAAGTTCAGGAGACAAATCAAGTTCAAGTACCAGAAAGAGGAGTTCATGTCTCAGAGGGAGAAGCTTTAGAAGAAGGAAAGTTAGACACTCAGATGTTTGCCTCTAAATCAGCTGACTCTATTACTGTGTCTTCATCAGTGTCAGGAACACAGCTATCAGTATCTCCATCCCCATCCTCTTCCAGAGTCCACACACCAACCATCACTGCTGCCACGAGCACTGTGCTGTCTGCACCAACCTCACAGCATCTCCCCACAGGATCTGCACCTCCTGGGCCTCGGAGCAATATGATGCTGATGTTTGAGGATCATGGTATTACAACAGATGATGTTACTCCCCCTGTAGGATCATCAGACTCAACAGATGATGTTACTCCCCCTGTGGGATCATCAGACTCAACAGATGATGTTACTCCCCCTGTGGAATCATCAGACTCAACAGATGATGTTACTCCCCCTGTGGGATCATCAGACTCTTTACATGCTGCAGATAGAGATCAGCAGATTAAACCTGGCCTCCAGTTCCTGTCTCAGGCTGGATCTACAGAGAACAAGGAGCCCACAGAGACTTCATCATTCACATTGTTTTCGTCCGCTGCTTTGGTTACCACCagttcctcatcctcttcatcaccatcttcttcttcagtctctCCATCGCCCAAACTCCCCTCCTTTTCCACCCAAATTTCCTCATCGCCCTGCTCCACCCAgaccacaaagaaaacacacccACCAAACTCCTCCACAGCCGCCCAGCAAAGATCTCACTGGACTGAAGACCACAACGTCAAACCGTCTCTGCTGAACCTGATCAGACGACCCGTATGCCCGTACCCACCTGTACCCGTTCATGGGACCTTCTACTTTCGTAATGTGAAGAATCCAGGTCCCACAGAGTACAGACACTACATCCAGTATGCCTGTTACCCTGGTTACACTCTGGCTCATGGAGACGTGTACAGCTGCTGCCAGCAGGGCCGGTGGAGCGGGATCACACCTGTTTGTTTAG AATTGACGCCATGTTCAGTCAACAATGGAGGCTGTTCCCAGCTCTGCTCTCACTCCCAGCACTACAACCAGAGCTTCAACCAGACCCAGAGCAGAACCGAGTGCCGCTGCAGACCTGGATTCAGTCTGCTGGATGACGGGAGAACATGTCGTG atgtagatgagtgtgtggaGCAGCAGCACCAGTGTCAGCAGAGATGCGTCAACACGTTTGGTTCCTTCCAATGCAGCTGTGATGACGGATATCAACAAGCTCCTGACCAGATCTcctgcacag ATCAGGACGAGTGTGCTGATAATCAGGGGCTCGGGCCTTGTATGAAGCGGTGCCACAACACACCAGGATCATACCTCTGCTCCTGCACACACGGACAGGCCTTAGCAGTAAACGGACACAGCTGCATCCCTGAATGTCCACCTGGATACAGGAAGCAGCCGACAGTAACACCTGAGAATACGACTGCATCAGATCTGAGGGAGGAGTGTGTCG ATATTAATGAGTGCCAGGAGGAGGGCAGGTGTGGGTGGCAGTGTGTCAACCTGCCGGGAACTTACAAATGCATCTGTCCCAGAGGATACACCCTGCAGGGCGACGGGCCACGCTGCAAAG ACATCAATGAGTGCAGTCGCAGGAACGGAGGGTGTTCCCACGTGTGTGTGAACCAAAAAGGTGGATATAAATGTGCCTGTCCAGCCTCCCATCGCCTCTCTCCCAACAGCTGGAAGAAATGTCTGCCGAGGACGACCGCCTCAAAGTCCGGCCCATGA
- the ppef1 gene encoding serine/threonine-protein phosphatase with EF-hands 1, with translation MGCGTSVATETQEKRVEKDDTVKTPNPALTMKAAVLIQRWYRRYMARLEMRRRYTWNIFQSIEYAGEQDQLQLSSFFSFMLDNFTQLNGNGPDLISQLLDPVVDPWLDRETCFNTIPVPESYTGPRLSFPLSVSDTNALLNGFKEQQALHARYVLQLLYETKKLLKQMPNIIHLSTSYTEITICGDLHGRLDDLLLIFYKNGLPSAETPYVFNGDFVDRGKKSIEVVMLLFAYLLLYPDYMHLNRGNHEDHIMNLRYGFTKEVMQKYKTHGREILQLFQDVFSLLPVATVIDGKILIVHGGISDQTDLDLLSSIDRHKVKSALRFPRRSLGQLDIGHCSRQMKRMRSTDSSRPSSGCSHSKMQRTQNQRKKRCEVNRQDSAVSTSSSSSSSSSSSSLCSPRTPSCLTPRHYPSSPSSPYTISVLQVPFLDSLSSVEPPSPSQHEREWKQIVDILWSDPKTQEGCSPNTFRGGGCYFGPDITQRLLLQHGLQLLIRSHECKQEGYELCHGGQVITIFSASNYYEEGSNRGAYIKVGRELIPRFYQYQVSRTTRKLTLTQRVRVAEGSALRALKEKLFSHRSELMSGFQQYDQNNKGSVSVSEWALVLEAALRLDLPWRTLRQHLARLTPDGSVDYQSCFEDMAPGIPLPQVTPNLAETLFRYRTDIEIIFNIIDKDHSGLISIEEFRHTWRLFTAHLGVDIDDRAIDDLARSIDFNKDGSIDFTEFLEAFRVVHKLDNKDQHVNPFFTPDRRQQ, from the exons aTGACACGGTTAAAACCCCGAACCCGGCTCTGA CTATGAAGGCGGCTGTGTTGATCCAGCGATGGTACCGGCGCTACATGGCCCGTCTGGAGATGAGGCGTCGCTACACCTGGAACATCTTTCAGTCTATTGAATATGCGGGGGAGCAGGACCAGCTACAG CTCTCCAGCTTCTTCAGCTTCATGCTGGATAACTTCACTCAGCTGAACGGAAACGGTCCAG ACCTGATCTCTCAGCTCCTGGACCCGGTGGTCGACCCCTGGTTGGACAGAGAGACCTGCTTCAACACGATCCCTGTTCCTGAGTCGTACACCGGACCACGGCTGTCGTttcctctctccgtctctgaCACGAATGCCCTCCTCAATGGTTTTAAGGAGCAGCAG GCTCTTCATGCCAGGTATGTTCTGCAGCTGCTGTACGAGACTAAAAAGCTCCTCAAACAGATGCCGAATATCATCCACCTGTCGACGTCCTACACCGAGATCACCATCTGTG GTGATCTGCACGGGAGGCTCGATGATTTGCTCCTCATCTTTTATAAG AACGGCCTTCCCTCTGCGGAGACGCCGTATGTGTTTAACGGGGACTTTGTCGACCGAGGGAAAAAGTCGATCGAAGTGGTCATGCTCCTGTTCGCCTACCTTCTGCTGTACCCTGACTACATGCATCTGAACCGAGGGAACCACGAGGACCACATCATGAACCTCAG ATATGGATTCACCAAAGAGGTCATGCAGAAGTACAAG ACTCATGGCCGGGAGATCCTTCAGCTGTTCCAGGATGTGTTCAGCCTCCTTCCTGTGGCCACAGTCATCGATGGGAAGATCCTGATCGTCCATGGAGGCATCTCAGACCAAACTGACCTGGACCTCCTCAGCTCCATAGACAGGCACAAG GTGAAATCTGCTCTGAGATTTCCCAGACGCAGTTTGGGGCAGCTGGACATCGGTCACTGCAGCAGACAGATGAAAAGAATGAGGTCTACCGACAGCTCCCGTCCGAGCAGCGGCTGCAGCCACAGCAAGATGCAGAGAACTCAAAACCAGAG AAAGAAGCGATGCGAGGTCAACCGACAAGACAGTGCTGTCtccacttcttcctcttcttcatcgtcCTCATCGTCCTCCTCACTCTGCTCTCCTCGGACTCCCTCCTGCCTCACGCCTCGGCATTACCCGTCCTCTCCCAGCTCGCCTTACACCATCAGTGTCCTCCAAGTGCCTTTTCTGGACTCTCTGTCCTCTGTTGAGCCTCCCTCCCCTTCACAGCATGAGCGTGAATGGAAACAG ATAGTGGATATCTTGTGGAGCGACCCTAAAACACAAGAAGGCTGCAGTCCCAACACAttcagaggaggaggctgcTACTTTGGTCCGGACATCACGCAGAGACTTCTGCTGCAACACGGGCTGCAGCTGCTCATCAGATCCCACGAGTGCAAACAGGAGGGTTACGAGCTCTGCCATGGAGGACAG GTGATCACCATATTCTCAGCGTCAAACTACTACGAGGAAGGAAGCAACAGAGGCGCCTACATCAAAGTGGGCAGAGAGCTGATTCCTCGCTTCTATCAGTACCAAGTCAGCCGCACCACGCGCAAACTCACCCTGACTCAGAG agtgagAGTTGCAGAAGGCTCTGCTCTCAGAGCTCTGAAGGAGAAGTTGTTCAGCCATCGCTCCGAGCTGATGTCGGGCTTCCAGCAGTACGATCAGAACAACAAAG GTAGTGTCTCGGTCAGTGAATGGGCTCTGGTGTTGGAGGCTGCTCTGAGACTGGACCTTCCCTGGAGGACTCTGCGTCAGCACTTAGCTCGTCTGACACCAGATGGCAGCGTGGACTATCAGTCCTGCTTCGAGGACATGGCGCCGGGGATTCCTCTGCCGCAG GTCACTCCGAACCTGGCTGAGACTCTGTTCAGATACAGGACGGACATCGAGATCATATTCAACATCATAGACAAAGACCACTCAG gtctGATCTCCATTGAGGAGTTCCGTCACACCTGGCGTCTCTTCACTGCACACCTTGGCGTGGACATAGACGACAGGGCGATCGATGACTTGGCCCGGAGTATCGACTTCAACAAGGACGGCAGTATCGACTTCACAGAGTTCCTGGAGGCGTTTCGAGTCGTTCACAAACTGGACAACAAGGATCAGCAT GTGAACCCATTTTTTACACCTGACAGAAGACAGCAGTGA